One window from the genome of Sesamum indicum cultivar Zhongzhi No. 13 linkage group LG15, S_indicum_v1.0, whole genome shotgun sequence encodes:
- the LOC105177704 gene encoding B3 domain-containing protein REM9: protein MMTSFYKFLSADNFTCQLRLPPQFVKDYGENFSGNAKLHTESGDSWTVRIEQIGQQHFFTDGWTKFAQDLDLKFREFLLFKFDGKSTFEVSVYGMSGCQKQLHSCPRTHEQADYDNPRADDRVLRTRHDEFVSGETDDRQIWSFIKKLTKNHESKLEIPRDFVLGSGIVRNRKLTLVNAKGKKWPVHVSAKRGGRFAMTGGWNEFLTGNRVVVGSTISFELVSSSDNIIEAKVLKKETDGELFSYAKKKRGRPPILRSS from the exons ATGATGACTTCTTTTTACAAGTTCTTGAGCGCTGATAACTTCACTTGTCAACTC CGATTGCCGCCTCAGTTTGTGAAGGATTATGGGGAGAACTTCTCTGGAAATGCCAAACTCCATACTGAATCTGGAGATTCATGGACTGTCAGAATCGAACAAATTGGGCAGCAGCATTTCTTCACCGATGGATGGACCAAATTCGCCCAAGATCTCGATCTGAAATTCCGGGAATTTCTGCTCTTCAAGTTTGACGGGAAGTCGACGTTTGAGGTCTCAGTGTATGGAATGAGTGGCTGCCAGAAGCAGTTACATTCTTGTCCCAGAACCCACGAACAAGCTGATTATGATAACCCTCGCG CTGATGATCGTGTTCTAAGGACGAGGCACGATGAATTCGTTTCTGGTGAAACAGATGATCGACAAATTTGGAGTTTTATCAAGAAACTTACCAAAAACCACGAATCCAAACTG GAAATTCCCAGAGATTTCGTTCTGGGCAgtggaattgtgagaaatAGGAAGCTGACACTGGTGAATGCAAAAGGGAAGAAGTGGCCAGTTCATGTATCAGCGAAGAGAGGCGGTAGGTTCGCTATGACTGGGGGATGGAACGAATTTCTGACAGGAAACAGGGTTGTGGTTGGAAGCACGATTTCTTTCGAACTAGTCAGCAGTTCAGACAATATAATCGAAGCCAAGGTGCTCAAAAAAGAAACTGACGGTGAATTATTCAGTTATGCGAAGAAGAAAAGGGGGAGGCCTCCAATACTCCGCAGTTCTTGA
- the LOC105177703 gene encoding B3 domain-containing protein At3g17010-like — MGRKPNCMPSFFKIFITDDFTRQLRVPPVFVQKHGGCLTAENVKLRISSGETWDVKLERMNNEQYYFTMGWTEFVQDIKLEKLEFLVFRLIGKSTFDVYVYGILGCERQSFGRTCRVEDSGEFSSGYKCMNRQPSGRKNKRSRTRIMENEGAGTDDESKSNNSNPYFEIVLKRHQLSRVCIRKHFAEAAGLIGKKKVAVEYPGGQRWNVVLDSRSTLSNFKLDLAVGWSDFRKANKLRFGRTYSFEFIPSRNVIEVKQIKRGK; from the exons ATGGGCAGAAAGCCTAATTGTATgccttcatttttcaaaatctttatCACCGACGATTTCACTCGCCAACTC AGAGTGCCGCCGGTTTTCGTACAGAAACACGGAGGATGCTTGACTGCTGAAAATGTGAAGCTCAGGATTAGTTCCGGAGAAACTTGGGACGTGAAACTTGAGCGGATGAACAACGAGCAGTATTACTTCACGATGGGCTGGACGGAATTCGTCCAAGACATAAAGTTGGAAAAGTTGGAATTTCTGGTTTTCAGGCTTATTGGCAAGTCGACGTTTGATGTTTATGTATATGGGATCCTTGGCTGCGAAAGGCAATCTTTCGGCCGGACTTGCCGGGTTGAGGATTCTGGTGAATTCAGCAGTGGTTACAAATGCATGAACCGCCAACCCAGCG GTCGAAAGAATAAACGATCAAGAACACGCATTATGGAGAATGAAGGCGCAGGGACCGACGATGAGAGTAAATCCAATAACTCGAAtccatattttgaaatagttcTGAAACGCCATCAACTATCAAGAGTG TGTATTAGGAAGCATTTCGCGGAAGCAGCAGGTTTAatagggaaaaagaaagtgGCTGTGGAGTATCCAGGGGGACAGCGTTGGAATGTTGTTCTGGATTCAAGGTCCACCCTGTCCAATTTCAAGCTCGACTTGGCTGTGGGTTGGTCCGATTTCCGGAAAGCAAATAAGCTGCGATTTGGGAGAACCTATTCGTTTGAATTCATTCCAAGTAGAAATGTGATTGAGGTTAAGCAGATCAAAAGAGGGAAATAG